Proteins co-encoded in one Bacteroidales bacterium genomic window:
- a CDS encoding DUF4010 domain-containing protein gives MENILNIVPKQLIDFLLVTVFSLLIGLSQRKLHPAGEDSRLFGTDRTFTFIGILGYILYIIDPEYLYLYMGGGFAIITFLGINYYFKILTYKDFGLTTIVIAFITYCIAPLVITQPAWLFILVVVTVLIFTELKETFTSFSEKIEKDEFITLAKFLIIAGIVLPIFPNKPIVPFLSITPYKIWFAVVVISSISYFSYLLKKYVFKKSGILISGILGGFYSSTAITLILARKSREGEMMKNNYAAAIILATAMMYLRIGILMLIFNMELFKHSIVYFLIMFVLTSLVGIVVYYYKHKKEEMSAITSIKDKNPLEFKVALLFMALFVAFSFITYYAVEFFGNDGLHYLSIIVGITDIDPFLISVFQGKLNMNVDLLTSITFQAIISNNVLKLCYSLVFAGKHIRLPVLISFLVVITANIFLLFFM, from the coding sequence GTGGAAAATATACTTAACATAGTACCTAAACAACTTATTGATTTCTTGCTTGTCACGGTTTTTTCGCTTTTGATTGGATTATCACAGCGCAAACTTCACCCGGCAGGGGAAGATTCGAGGCTTTTCGGAACTGACAGAACTTTTACATTTATTGGAATCTTAGGATATATACTGTATATTATTGACCCTGAATATTTGTATTTATATATGGGTGGCGGATTTGCAATAATAACTTTCCTTGGTATTAATTATTATTTTAAAATTCTAACTTATAAAGACTTTGGTTTAACGACTATAGTAATTGCGTTTATAACTTATTGCATTGCTCCTCTCGTTATCACTCAGCCTGCCTGGCTTTTTATTCTTGTAGTTGTTACTGTTTTGATTTTTACCGAACTCAAAGAAACCTTCACTAGTTTTTCAGAGAAAATCGAAAAAGATGAATTTATTACTCTGGCTAAGTTTCTGATTATTGCCGGCATTGTGCTTCCAATTTTTCCCAACAAACCTATTGTCCCGTTTCTAAGCATCACTCCTTATAAAATCTGGTTTGCCGTTGTGGTTATTTCAAGTATTTCTTATTTCAGCTACCTGTTAAAAAAATATGTTTTTAAAAAGTCGGGAATACTAATATCGGGTATTTTAGGCGGCTTTTACAGCAGTACTGCGATAACTTTGATACTTGCCAGGAAAAGCAGAGAAGGCGAAATGATGAAAAATAATTATGCGGCAGCAATAATACTGGCTACTGCAATGATGTATCTCAGAATCGGAATATTGATGCTGATTTTTAACATGGAATTATTTAAACACAGCATTGTTTATTTTTTAATAATGTTTGTTTTAACATCACTTGTTGGGATAGTTGTTTATTATTATAAACATAAAAAAGAGGAAATGTCAGCCATTACATCTATTAAAGATAAAAACCCTCTTGAATTTAAAGTGGCTTTATTATTTATGGCCCTTTTTGTAGCTTTTTCTTTTATAACCTATTATGCTGTTGAGTTTTTTGGCAATGATGGATTGCATTACCTTTCAATAATTGTTGGTATTACCGATATTGACCCATTTTTGATTTCAGTTTTTCAGGGGAAATTAAATATGAATGTTGATTTACTTACAAGCATTACTTTCCAGGCTATCATAAGCAATAATGTCCTGAAATTATGTTACTCCCTTGTTTTTGCCGGAAAACACATCCGTTTGCCTGTGCTGATATCTTTTCTTGTAGTGATAACTGCCAATATCTTCCTGTTATTTTTCATGTAA
- a CDS encoding inorganic phosphate transporter, translating to MLAIVIITIVVAVLYDFLNGMNDAGNSIATIVGTNVLPPKLAVLWAAFFNFVAFGVFYGSPVAHTIGKGIILPDIIKDDNVFILSSLLGAGFWVLICALNGIPNSVSHALIGGLIGPALIKGGTSAVMFSGVFKIVLFIAFAPLFGFIIGYFFMNLTLLIWGKKPPLKIDRYFRVLQLVSSAFFSLGHGGNDAQKTMGIILMLLIGTGYLPQDADVPLWVALTCYTAIAMGTLLGSKKIVKTLGKGLAHLKPIGGFCAETAGALTLFGVTFAGIPVSTTHTITGAIMGVGVTKRASAVKWKLAGNIVIAWIFTIPCAMIFSGIIYFLLHLFI from the coding sequence ATGTTAGCGATAGTTATCATTACAATTGTTGTTGCGGTACTGTATGATTTTTTGAATGGCATGAATGATGCCGGGAATTCCATTGCAACTATTGTAGGTACGAATGTTCTTCCTCCGAAACTAGCTGTTCTATGGGCTGCTTTTTTCAATTTCGTGGCTTTTGGTGTGTTCTATGGTTCACCTGTTGCTCACACAATAGGTAAGGGTATTATTCTGCCCGACATTATTAAAGATGACAATGTTTTTATTTTAAGTTCTTTGTTGGGGGCCGGTTTCTGGGTTTTAATATGCGCCCTTAATGGGATACCCAATAGTGTTTCTCATGCACTTATAGGTGGATTAATTGGCCCGGCTTTAATAAAAGGAGGTACTTCGGCAGTGATGTTCAGCGGTGTTTTTAAAATAGTACTATTTATAGCTTTTGCTCCATTATTCGGTTTTATTATCGGATACTTTTTTATGAACCTTACATTACTGATTTGGGGTAAAAAACCACCATTAAAAATTGACAGATACTTCAGGGTTTTACAGTTGGTGTCATCTGCATTTTTCAGCCTTGGTCACGGAGGTAATGACGCTCAAAAAACAATGGGAATTATTTTAATGCTCCTAATAGGTACAGGATACTTACCCCAGGATGCTGACGTCCCACTTTGGGTTGCCCTTACATGTTACACTGCTATCGCTATGGGAACTCTTCTGGGCTCTAAAAAAATAGTCAAGACTTTAGGTAAGGGGCTTGCTCATCTCAAACCCATCGGGGGTTTTTGTGCTGAAACAGCCGGAGCATTAACTCTTTTCGGAGTTACATTTGCAGGAATCCCGGTAAGCACTACACATACAATTACTGGTGCTATTATGGGTGTTGGTGTAACTAAAAGAGCCAGTGCAGTTAAATGGAAACTAGCGGGGAATATAGTTATTGCATGGATATTTACCATTCCATGTGCTATGATATTCTCAGGCATTATTTATTTTCTCCTGCATTTATTTATTTAG
- a CDS encoding DUF47 family protein, whose translation MGINKVFQFFVPKEKKFFPLFEGVAENLEKGAILLNKLVLLIKNDDEKHSIVTQIKQCEEKGDDFTHTIFDELNKTFITPFDREDIQTLTSSLDDVMDYINSCAKRIELYKIHSLPKNTVEISELLVQATRELKIAISELSNLKHPEIIKKSCIRLNEIENLVDDLYYMSVSDLFENEKDAIELIKKDTILKTLETATDMAEDVSDVLKSIIVKVA comes from the coding sequence ATGGGAATTAATAAAGTATTTCAGTTTTTTGTCCCAAAAGAGAAAAAGTTTTTCCCGCTTTTTGAAGGAGTGGCTGAAAACCTCGAAAAAGGGGCAATTTTGCTCAACAAACTTGTTTTGCTCATTAAAAATGATGATGAAAAACATAGTATTGTTACTCAAATTAAACAATGTGAAGAAAAAGGGGATGATTTCACCCACACGATTTTTGATGAGTTAAACAAAACATTCATAACCCCTTTTGACAGAGAAGATATTCAAACCCTAACTTCATCTCTTGATGATGTGATGGATTATATTAATTCCTGTGCAAAAAGAATTGAGTTATATAAAATACACTCATTACCTAAAAACACCGTTGAAATCTCAGAGCTGCTCGTACAGGCAACACGGGAACTAAAAATTGCTATTAGTGAATTATCCAATCTCAAACATCCTGAAATTATAAAAAAATCCTGCATTAGGCTCAACGAAATTGAAAACCTTGTTGACGACCTGTATTATATGTCGGTATCAGACCTTTTTGAGAACGAAAAAGATGCTATTGAATTAATTAAAAAGGATACCATCTTAAAAACACTCGAAACGGCAACAGATATGGCTGAAGATGTTTCAGACGTTCTAAAATCCATAATTGTGAAAGTGGCGTAA
- a CDS encoding oligosaccharide flippase family protein: MISKKFIKSSFIYSFIGALPLASSIILLPFYTNYLSTSDFGIFSLFLGFTALVQILVNLTIDQYLVYSYYDSKDNFQKVKEIVGTSVAILLVWGAFVSLIFYLFGSSIFDLYNTYLTKETKEIKFFPYGFFCVLTAVFNSLFQSYKGLLIAQQKPIQYFWFNISNFFLTVGISLGGLFLYPYTLVGPMYGRLLSGVAIFILALLSFIINFGLTFQKKLLKNIYKFCFPLFFNSNVIWVIGYLGVFIINYYTCSSDVAIYNFIISTTFLIEFLQNGLTNAIYPKIFDLWTRDKINSNSKEVNKYFNAYTGISLLIIPLFVLIIPIIVPVFVLNTDFLQGFTFLLLISVAFTFRGIQNIYFTSIMYLKKTKRIAKINLYTSIIQIVVSVVLIKQFGLSGAFWAFMVVKPVQTLIFYLETKKLFQYNMNYTKQVFIPLVYVALAIILYPFYFKFNIHILNLIQLTVIWTITFLVYKNEIINLIRYFFLKKHSLTNVKS, encoded by the coding sequence ATGATATCTAAAAAATTCATTAAGTCATCTTTTATTTATTCTTTCATTGGGGCGTTGCCGCTTGCTTCAAGTATAATACTGTTGCCTTTTTATACCAATTACTTAAGCACTTCAGATTTTGGGATTTTTTCTCTGTTCCTAGGATTTACGGCTCTAGTGCAGATACTTGTAAACCTTACGATAGACCAATATCTTGTTTATAGTTATTACGATTCGAAAGACAATTTTCAAAAAGTTAAGGAAATTGTCGGAACATCAGTTGCAATCCTTTTGGTATGGGGAGCTTTTGTTTCGTTAATTTTTTATTTATTTGGTTCATCCATATTTGATTTGTACAACACATATTTGACCAAGGAAACAAAGGAGATTAAATTTTTTCCGTATGGTTTTTTTTGTGTGCTGACTGCGGTTTTTAACAGTCTTTTTCAATCCTATAAAGGATTATTGATAGCACAGCAAAAGCCCATTCAGTATTTTTGGTTCAACATTAGCAACTTTTTTCTGACCGTTGGCATTTCTCTGGGTGGGCTTTTCCTATACCCATACACACTTGTAGGCCCAATGTACGGACGTTTATTGTCGGGAGTAGCTATTTTTATATTGGCGTTGCTATCTTTTATTATAAATTTCGGACTGACTTTTCAGAAAAAGCTTCTAAAGAACATATATAAATTTTGTTTTCCACTGTTTTTTAATTCTAATGTGATTTGGGTAATAGGATATCTGGGAGTTTTCATAATTAATTATTATACTTGCAGTTCCGATGTCGCTATTTACAATTTTATTATTTCCACAACGTTCTTGATTGAGTTTTTACAAAACGGGCTTACCAATGCTATATATCCTAAAATATTTGACCTGTGGACCCGAGATAAAATCAACAGCAATTCAAAGGAAGTAAATAAATATTTCAATGCTTATACCGGGATCAGTCTGCTGATTATACCATTATTTGTTTTGATAATTCCAATCATTGTTCCCGTTTTTGTACTTAATACAGATTTCCTTCAGGGTTTTACTTTTCTGTTATTGATCAGCGTAGCTTTTACTTTCAGGGGCATACAGAATATTTATTTTACTTCTATTATGTATTTGAAAAAAACCAAAAGAATAGCAAAAATAAACTTATATACTTCTATAATTCAGATCGTTGTGTCAGTAGTTTTAATCAAGCAATTTGGCTTGTCAGGGGCTTTTTGGGCATTTATGGTGGTAAAACCAGTACAAACATTGATATTTTATCTTGAAACAAAAAAACTATTTCAATATAACATGAATTACACCAAACAGGTATTTATTCCTTTGGTATATGTTGCGTTGGCAATAATACTATATCCTTTCTATTTTAAATTTAATATTCATATTCTTAACCTGATACAATTAACTGTAATCTGGACCATTACATTTTTGGTTTACAAAAATGAAATAATAAACTTGATCCGTTATTTCTTTTTAAAAAAACACTCACTCACCAATGTTAAGTCATAA
- a CDS encoding acetyltransferase codes for MKKIVIIGARFDGHAKVVLEIIQSERKYEVAGFVDDNLFGKNIKIRDLSIIGRMNDLEKLKSQLGLYGAIVAIGNNSQRRFLAEKVQKTGLELINAIHPTVHIDTGVTIGKGNVFCQGVIIVTGTKIGNCVNIHTGATVDHDNVIDDGANLGPGVHTAGRVTICKDAFLGTATAVIPDGIIGEGAVTGAGTVVIRPVEPYTKVVGVPAKMIEKLIKP; via the coding sequence TTGAAAAAAATTGTGATAATTGGTGCCCGTTTTGATGGTCATGCGAAAGTAGTGCTTGAGATTATTCAATCAGAAAGAAAATATGAAGTGGCAGGTTTTGTTGATGATAATTTGTTTGGTAAAAATATTAAAATCAGAGATCTGTCAATTATAGGTAGAATGAATGATTTGGAAAAATTAAAATCACAACTTGGCCTTTATGGCGCCATTGTGGCAATTGGAAATAACAGCCAGAGGCGATTTTTAGCAGAAAAGGTCCAAAAAACAGGTTTAGAACTTATAAATGCGATACATCCTACAGTTCATATTGATACTGGGGTAACTATTGGAAAAGGAAATGTATTTTGCCAGGGAGTTATTATCGTAACTGGAACTAAAATAGGCAATTGTGTGAATATTCATACCGGGGCTACGGTAGATCATGATAATGTTATTGATGATGGTGCGAATTTAGGTCCCGGGGTTCATACAGCTGGGCGGGTTACTATATGTAAGGATGCTTTTTTAGGCACTGCCACCGCTGTTATTCCCGACGGAATTATAGGTGAGGGGGCTGTTACAGGTGCAGGCACTGTTGTGATACGGCCCGTAGAACCATACACAAAAGTTGTAGGGGTGCCTGCTAAAATGATAGAAAAATTAATAAAACCCTAA
- a CDS encoding SDR family oxidoreductase: MQKIFITGGAGYVGSVLVPKLLNNGYKVTVLDLMIYGEDVLPDHSNLTVIKGDIRDKALLAKLLPSHDAIIHLACISNDPSFELNPQLGKSINLDAFEPLVDISKKSGVKRFIYASSSSVYGIKNEPDVNESMILEPLTDYSKFKAKCEEILDKYKSENFTTCTIRPATVCGYGKRLRLDLTVNILTNLAINKGEITVFGGNQKRPNIHIEDMTDLYLLLLQLPDEKISGKIWNAGYENYTVREIAEMVKKVIGKNVNITTSPTDDNRSYHISSKKIKNDIGFIPSHTIENAVEDLKEAFDKGLVPDSLTNEKYFNVKLMQKINLK; this comes from the coding sequence ATGCAAAAGATATTTATTACCGGTGGCGCCGGATATGTTGGCTCTGTATTAGTTCCAAAACTTCTTAACAATGGCTACAAAGTTACCGTACTCGATTTAATGATTTATGGTGAAGATGTACTGCCAGATCATTCCAATTTAACAGTCATTAAGGGAGATATAAGAGATAAAGCACTTCTCGCAAAACTACTGCCTTCTCATGACGCCATTATTCATCTGGCTTGTATATCAAATGACCCCAGTTTTGAACTTAACCCACAACTCGGTAAGTCAATAAACCTTGACGCTTTTGAACCCTTAGTAGATATTTCAAAAAAATCAGGCGTAAAGCGTTTCATTTATGCATCTTCATCAAGTGTTTATGGTATTAAAAATGAACCTGATGTAAATGAATCCATGATTCTTGAACCACTGACCGACTATTCGAAATTTAAAGCAAAGTGTGAAGAAATTCTTGATAAATACAAATCTGAAAATTTTACCACATGCACTATCCGCCCTGCCACAGTTTGCGGGTATGGCAAAAGACTTCGTCTGGATCTGACCGTAAATATTCTCACAAACCTGGCTATAAACAAGGGGGAAATAACCGTATTTGGAGGAAACCAGAAACGCCCGAATATTCACATTGAAGACATGACCGACTTGTATTTGCTATTGTTACAACTGCCTGACGAAAAGATATCTGGAAAAATATGGAACGCCGGTTATGAGAATTATACGGTCAGGGAAATTGCTGAAATGGTTAAAAAGGTTATTGGGAAAAATGTTAACATTACAACTTCGCCCACAGATGATAACCGTTCTTATCATATTTCATCTAAAAAAATAAAAAATGACATCGGGTTTATTCCGAGCCACACTATTGAAAATGCTGTTGAGGATCTGAAGGAAGCTTTTGACAAGGGTCTGGTGCCCGACTCGTTAACAAATGAAAAATATTTCAATGTTAAACTAATGCAAAAAATCAATCTGAAATAA
- a CDS encoding DegT/DnrJ/EryC1/StrS family aminotransferase, producing the protein MKVPYINLSLQHQAIKNEILAEITKLLDNGQFIIGDALALFEKSFSLLCGVKYTLGVANGTDALCLSLKALGIGPGDEVITAPNSFLASASSIALAGATPVFADVRDDFTINPDEIVKAITKKTKAILPVHLTGRPAEMNAIMDIAKMYSLFVVEDCAQAVGATYYNKSVGSFGDTGCFSLHPLKNLSACGDGGLITTNSDTIYNYLKKARNHGLKSRDECEFWSLNSRLDNIQAAILNVKLKKLFEWIERRRHIASVYREKLQGLDMIIPQESTNMNAVYHTFIIQTKHRDQLKDYLLQKEIDTKIHYPIPIHLQESASYLGYKKGDFPVAEKQAETILSLPVFPELTDEQINYVCSSIINFFNKEKK; encoded by the coding sequence ATGAAAGTTCCCTATATAAATTTGAGTCTTCAACACCAAGCGATAAAAAATGAGATCCTGGCCGAAATCACAAAATTACTTGACAACGGTCAGTTCATTATCGGTGATGCTTTGGCTCTGTTCGAAAAATCTTTTTCTTTATTATGCGGCGTTAAATACACGCTTGGCGTTGCCAATGGCACCGATGCCCTATGCCTTTCATTAAAGGCTTTGGGTATTGGACCTGGCGATGAAGTAATTACTGCACCGAACTCTTTTTTAGCTTCCGCTTCTTCTATAGCCCTTGCTGGCGCAACCCCTGTGTTTGCTGATGTCAGGGATGATTTTACCATTAATCCTGATGAAATTGTCAAAGCAATTACAAAAAAAACAAAAGCGATCCTTCCGGTTCATCTTACCGGCAGACCAGCAGAAATGAATGCAATTATGGATATAGCGAAGATGTATAGCCTTTTTGTTGTGGAAGATTGTGCTCAGGCTGTTGGTGCCACTTATTACAATAAGAGTGTTGGCTCTTTTGGCGATACCGGATGTTTCAGTCTGCATCCATTAAAGAACCTTTCAGCCTGTGGAGATGGGGGGCTGATCACAACTAACAGTGATACTATATACAATTACCTGAAAAAAGCCAGGAATCATGGATTGAAAAGCAGGGACGAATGTGAATTTTGGAGCCTTAATTCCCGTCTCGATAATATTCAGGCAGCTATTTTAAATGTCAAACTTAAGAAACTATTTGAGTGGATAGAAAGGAGACGACATATTGCTTCTGTTTACAGGGAAAAATTACAGGGTTTAGATATGATAATTCCGCAAGAATCAACAAATATGAATGCTGTATATCACACATTTATCATTCAGACAAAACACCGGGATCAGCTAAAAGATTATCTGTTGCAAAAGGAGATTGACACAAAAATTCATTACCCTATACCTATACATCTTCAGGAATCTGCCTCTTATCTTGGATATAAAAAAGGCGACTTCCCGGTAGCAGAAAAACAAGCCGAAACTATTTTAAGCCTTCCCGTTTTCCCCGAACTTACCGATGAGCAAATTAACTATGTATGTAGTTCCATAATTAATTTCTTTAATAAAGAAAAAAAATAA
- a CDS encoding class I SAM-dependent methyltransferase, whose product MEIIAKKFFDAIAKDSGFIKKWIIAWDYQLKRKKTHKKYNDSLPEDFFSYNGPEDLISWLNWFSVDYPDYFPREMVFPLLEKSKIIDKSLLTQLNLKFDYELYEKRVGINNVHDYLIPNLYPVPERNRIKNILDFGAGYGRQANLWTSQVENPVFVGMDAIPKSYCLQNLYYSNLNQNFFEYLDNPDKFKIDLDKKGIYHIPTWRSDLIPGGSFDLVICVQVLPELNSKLIRHMINEFKRILKPGGMLYIRDHASKWKPAGKINFEKYLRNNGFVLEFQPHVINDLDIFGIPRIWRKKDEQVIKSQKAQIKDKFKQFYRDCDASLSGLLSKTIKKFK is encoded by the coding sequence ATGGAAATTATAGCTAAGAAATTTTTTGATGCGATTGCAAAGGATTCCGGGTTTATAAAAAAATGGATCATCGCCTGGGATTATCAGTTGAAACGAAAAAAAACGCACAAAAAATATAACGATTCACTGCCTGAAGATTTCTTTAGCTATAATGGGCCTGAAGACCTCATCAGCTGGCTAAACTGGTTTTCTGTTGATTACCCTGATTATTTTCCCCGGGAAATGGTATTTCCACTTCTTGAAAAAAGTAAAATTATTGATAAGTCATTATTGACACAGTTGAACTTGAAATTTGATTATGAACTGTATGAAAAAAGAGTTGGAATAAACAATGTTCATGACTATCTGATTCCTAACCTTTATCCTGTACCTGAAAGAAATAGAATAAAAAATATCCTTGATTTTGGCGCGGGATATGGAAGGCAGGCCAATTTGTGGACCAGCCAGGTGGAAAACCCGGTATTTGTAGGGATGGACGCTATTCCCAAATCATATTGCCTCCAGAATTTGTATTATAGTAACCTGAATCAAAATTTTTTTGAATATTTAGATAATCCGGATAAATTTAAAATCGACCTTGATAAAAAGGGAATTTATCATATTCCTACATGGAGATCCGATTTAATACCTGGCGGTTCTTTTGATCTGGTTATATGTGTTCAAGTGTTGCCGGAGTTAAATTCTAAGTTGATACGGCACATGATAAATGAATTTAAAAGAATTTTAAAACCAGGAGGAATGTTGTACATAAGGGATCATGCTTCCAAATGGAAACCTGCTGGAAAAATCAATTTCGAAAAATATTTAAGAAATAATGGCTTTGTTCTTGAATTTCAGCCACATGTTATAAATGATTTGGATATTTTCGGAATTCCGCGGATATGGAGAAAAAAAGACGAACAGGTAATAAAATCCCAAAAGGCACAGATAAAAGATAAATTTAAGCAATTTTACAGGGATTGTGATGCCAGTTTAAGCGGATTATTAAGTAAAACAATAAAAAAGTTTAAATGA
- a CDS encoding SDR family oxidoreductase gives MKAIVTGGCGFIGSHMVDRLLNEGFDVIVIDNLSTGRLLNLEHHKNNPKLSVHIADISDFDKILTCFENVEWVFHLAALADIVPSIEKPLQYHKSNVDGTISVLECCRKSNVKRVIYAASSSCYGIPDVYPTPETADIRPQYPYAVTKFLGEKYCMYWQQIYGLPVTSMRFFNVYGPRSRTSGTYGAVFGVFLSQKLNNKPYTVVGSGKQTRDFTYVTDIVNACFMAAGNNNAIGKIMNVGSDNTYSVNRLVELLGGEVIYIPKRPGEPDCTFADISRIKEVLQWRPLISFEQGVNNMLENIEYWREAPLWDPESIAEATKSWFKYLGNDDKKNF, from the coding sequence ATGAAAGCAATTGTAACAGGGGGATGCGGCTTTATCGGAAGTCACATGGTCGACAGGCTTCTAAACGAAGGATTTGACGTTATTGTTATAGATAATCTCAGCACCGGACGTTTATTAAATTTGGAACATCATAAAAACAACCCAAAGTTGTCTGTACATATTGCAGATATTTCTGATTTCGATAAAATATTAACTTGCTTTGAAAATGTTGAATGGGTTTTTCATCTCGCTGCACTTGCAGACATAGTTCCTTCAATTGAAAAACCGTTGCAGTATCACAAATCAAATGTTGACGGGACCATAAGCGTTTTGGAGTGCTGCAGAAAATCAAATGTAAAACGTGTAATTTATGCAGCATCATCGTCGTGTTATGGAATACCCGATGTTTATCCTACCCCGGAAACGGCTGATATACGTCCACAATACCCTTATGCAGTCACTAAATTTCTGGGAGAGAAATATTGTATGTACTGGCAGCAAATTTACGGTTTGCCTGTAACATCCATGCGTTTTTTTAATGTATACGGTCCGCGTTCCCGCACAAGCGGTACATATGGCGCAGTATTTGGCGTTTTTTTATCACAAAAACTCAACAACAAGCCATATACAGTCGTGGGTAGTGGTAAGCAAACAAGAGATTTTACCTATGTTACTGATATTGTAAATGCGTGTTTTATGGCTGCCGGTAATAATAATGCCATAGGAAAAATAATGAATGTGGGAAGTGATAATACTTATAGCGTAAATCGTCTGGTGGAATTACTTGGCGGAGAAGTTATTTATATTCCAAAACGTCCCGGGGAACCTGATTGTACATTTGCTGATATATCCAGAATCAAAGAGGTGCTTCAATGGAGACCACTTATTTCCTTTGAACAGGGTGTAAATAATATGCTTGAAAATATTGAATACTGGCGTGAAGCACCATTATGGGACCCTGAATCCATAGCTGAAGCCACCAAAAGCTGGTTTAAATATTTAGGGAATGATGATAAAAAAAATTTTTAA
- a CDS encoding PfkB family carbohydrate kinase, producing the protein MTNSKILSLEELAKTIVELKNQGKTVAHCHGCFDLLHLGHIKHFEATKKAADIVIVTITPDRFVNKGPGRPVFNEILRMEAIAALQAVDYVALNKWDTAIETIKLLKPTFYVKGQDYKDREKDITKNIYFEEDAVKSVGGQIYFTEEIVFSSSSLINAYFSPHDETVQDYMRDMKSKYSSEKVISYINALKNIRVLVIGDTIIDEYHYCLPLGKSSKSPTISTVFLRSESYAGGALAVANHIEQYAGKVKLITVLGSQNDQLSIIESKLSKGVERKFFYRNDGPTNTKRRYLDKYLNTKLFEVTFMNDKFIDSSLENEIISYLKNNIDNYDMVLICDFGHGFISPGLQQYIQGSGKFLAINAQTNSNNYGFNYITKYRNVNYISIDEKELRLPFGDNYGDLETLIGKLSHITNCNEITITLGQSGSRFFSGGKYYSSPAFANSVKDSVGAGDAVLSITSLLVYAKTPTDLIPFIGNCMGTIAVNIIGNEHPVYKKDLTKFINHFMK; encoded by the coding sequence ATGACTAATTCAAAAATATTAAGTCTCGAAGAACTTGCAAAAACTATTGTTGAGTTAAAAAATCAGGGAAAAACTGTTGCTCATTGTCATGGATGTTTTGACTTGTTGCATCTTGGGCATATCAAACATTTCGAAGCGACAAAAAAGGCGGCTGATATTGTAATTGTCACTATCACTCCTGACCGTTTTGTAAATAAAGGCCCTGGCAGGCCTGTGTTTAATGAGATTCTTCGTATGGAAGCAATAGCTGCACTTCAAGCAGTTGATTACGTGGCTCTTAATAAATGGGATACAGCAATTGAAACTATAAAACTATTGAAGCCGACCTTTTATGTTAAAGGCCAGGATTACAAAGACAGAGAAAAAGATATCACTAAAAATATTTATTTTGAAGAAGATGCTGTAAAATCAGTTGGTGGGCAGATTTATTTTACTGAAGAAATCGTTTTTTCATCTTCATCACTGATAAACGCATATTTTAGTCCACATGATGAAACCGTTCAGGATTATATGCGGGACATGAAAAGCAAATATTCTTCTGAGAAAGTCATTTCGTATATAAACGCTTTAAAAAACATCAGGGTACTGGTTATTGGCGACACTATAATTGATGAATATCATTATTGTTTACCACTGGGTAAATCATCCAAATCGCCTACGATTTCGACAGTATTTTTAAGAAGTGAATCTTATGCTGGTGGTGCACTTGCTGTTGCAAATCATATAGAGCAATATGCAGGCAAAGTTAAGCTGATTACGGTGCTTGGCTCACAAAATGACCAGTTAAGTATAATTGAAAGCAAGCTTTCAAAAGGAGTTGAAAGAAAATTCTTTTACAGAAATGACGGTCCCACAAATACAAAAAGAAGGTATCTCGATAAATATTTAAACACAAAACTTTTTGAAGTTACTTTTATGAACGATAAATTCATAGATAGTTCGCTTGAAAATGAAATTATTTCTTACCTGAAAAATAATATTGATAATTATGATATGGTTTTAATTTGTGATTTTGGGCATGGATTCATTTCTCCTGGCTTACAGCAATATATTCAGGGTTCTGGAAAATTTCTGGCGATAAATGCCCAGACAAACAGCAATAATTACGGATTCAATTATATTACAAAATACAGAAATGTTAACTATATTTCCATTGACGAAAAAGAACTCCGACTTCCTTTTGGTGATAATTACGGAGATTTGGAAACACTTATCGGAAAATTAAGCCATATAACAAACTGTAATGAGATTACAATAACATTGGGGCAGTCAGGATCCAGATTTTTTTCCGGCGGAAAATATTATTCTTCACCTGCATTTGCAAATTCAGTAAAAGATTCGGTTGGCGCGGGAGATGCCGTATTATCAATTACATCACTTCTGGTATATGCAAAAACTCCTACTGATTTAATACCCTTTATTGGAAATTGCATGGGTACGATTGCTGTTAACATTATTGGGAATGAACACCCTGTTTATAAAAAAGACCTGACAAAGTTTATTAATCATTTTATGAAATAA